The following are encoded together in the Equus quagga isolate Etosha38 chromosome 1, UCLA_HA_Equagga_1.0, whole genome shotgun sequence genome:
- the ZBTB47 gene encoding zinc finger and BTB domain-containing protein 47 isoform X3, whose product MGRLNEQRLFQPDLCDVDLVLVPQRSVFPAHKGVLAAYSQFFHSLFTQNKQLQRVELSLEALAPGGLQQILNFIYTSKLLVNAANVHEVLSAASLLQMADIAASCQELLDARSLGPPGPGAVALAQPAASCTPAAPPYYCDIKQEADAPGLPKIYAREGPDPYSVRVEDGAGAEGGTAPAAIGPAQPFFKEEKEGGVEEAGGPPASLCKLEGGEELEEELGGSGTYSRREQSQIIVEVNLNNQTLHVSTGPEGKPGAATGPTTMVLGREDGLQRHSEDEEEEEEEEEEEEEEEGGGSGGEEEEEEEEEEEGGSQGEEEDEEEEGHSEQEEEEEDEEEGHSEQDQESSEEEEEGEEGETGGRQGPAGRRSSRAAPPPHSRMATRSRENAQRRGPPEPDEAGRRGGKRPKPPPGVTPAPARGPQATDGLGAKVKLEEKQHHPCQKCPRVFNNRWYLEKHMNVTHSRMQICDQCGKRFLLESELLLHRQTDCERNIQCVTCGKAFKKLWSLHEHNKIVHGYAEKKFSCEICEKKFYTMAHVRKHMVAHTKDMPFTCETCGKSFKRSMSLKVHSLQHSGEKPFRCENCNERFQYKYQLRSHMSIHIGHKQFMCQWCGKDFNMKQYFDEHMKTHTGEKPYICEICGKSFTSRPNMKRHRRTHTGEKPYPCDVCGQRFRFSNMLKAHKEKCFRVSHPPSAPGLSPTQPSAPALPLLPGLPQTLPPPPHLPPPPPLFPTPADAGGRLNASD is encoded by the exons ATGGGCCGCCTGAACGAGCAGCGCCTCTTCCAGCCTGACCTCTGCGACGTGGACCTGGTCCTGGTGCCCCAGCGCAGCGTCTTCCCGGCACACAAGGGCGTGCTGGCTGCCTACAGCCAGTTCTTCCACTCCCTCTTCACCCAGAACAAGCAGCTGCAGCGTGTGGAGCTGTCCCTGGAGGCGCTGGCTCCTGGCGGCCTGCAGCAGATCCTCAACTTCATCTACACATCCAAGCTGCTGGTCAACGCGGCCAACGTGCACGAGGTGCTCAGTGCCGCCTCGTTGCTGCAGATGGCTGACATCGCCGCGTCCTGCCAGGAGCTGCTGGACGCCCGCTCCCTTGGCCCACCGGGCCCTGGCGCTGTGGCCCTGGCCCAGCCAGCTGCCAGCTGCACCCCGGCCGCACCGCCCTACTACTGCGACATCAAGCAGGAGGCCGACGCCCCGGGCCTGCCCAAGATCTATGCCCGAGAGGGCCCTGACCCCTACTCGGTGCGCGTCGAGGACGGGGCAGGGGCCGAGGGTGGCACAGCACCTGCTGCCATCGGGCCAGCTCAGCCCTTCttcaaggaggagaaggagggtggtGTTGAGGAGGCGGGGGGGCCCCCAGCGAGCTTGTGCaagctggagggtggggaggagttgGAGGAAGAGCTTGGGGGTTCTGGCACCTACAGCCGTCGGGAGCAGTCCCAGATCATCGTGGAGGTGAACCTCAACAACCAGACGCTGCACGTGTCTACGGGGCCTGAGGGGAAGCCGGGTGCTGCCACAGGCCCTACCACCATGGTGCTGGGCCGGGAGGATGGGCTGCAAAGACACTcagaggacgaggaggaggaggaagaggaggaggaggaggaggaggaagaggagggtggtggcagtggaggggaagaggaagaggaggaggaggaggaagaggagggtggcagtcagggagaggaggaagatgaggaggaggaagggcacagcgagcaggaggaggaggaggaggacgaagAGGAAGGGCACAGTGAGCAGGATCAAGAgagctcagaggaggaggaggagggggaggaaggagagacggggggcaggcaggggccagcagGGCGGCGCAGCAGCCGGGCAGCCCCCCCTCCCCACAGTCGCATGGCCACACGGTCCCGAGAGAATGCTCAGCGCCGGGGCCCCCCTGAGCCTGACGAGGCCGGGCGGCGGGGTGGGAAGCGGCCGAAGCCACCCCCAGGAGTGACCCCTGCACCAGCCCGAGGGCCACAGGCCACGGATGGGCTGGGGGCCAAGGTGAagctggaggagaagcagcacCACCCGTGCCAGAAGTGCCCGCGTGTTTTCAACAACCGCTGGTACCTGGAAAAACACATGAATGTGACCCACAGCCGCATGCAGATCTGCGACCAGTGCGGCAAGCGCTTCCTGCTGGAGAGCGAGCTGCTGCTGCACCGGCAGACAGACTGCGAGCGCAACATCCAG TGTGTGACGTGTGGCAAAGCTTTTAAGAAGCTCTGGTCCCTCCATGAGCACAACAAGATCGTGCACGGCTACGCGGAAAAAAAGTTCTCGTGTGAGATCTGCGAGAAGAAGTTCTACACCATGGCCCACGTGCGCAAGCACATGGTCG CCCACACCAAGGACATGCCCTTCACCTGCGAGACCTGCGGGAAGTCCTTCAAACGCAGCATGTCTCTCAAGGTGCACTCACTGCAGCACTCTGGGGAGAAGCCGTTCAGATGCGAG AACTGCAATGAGCGCTTCCAGTACAAGTACCAGCTGCGGTCCCACATGAGCATCCACATTGGCCACAAGCAGTTCATGTGCCAGTGGTGTGGCAAGGACTTCAACATGAAGCAGTACTTCGATGAGCACATGAAGACGCACACAG GGGAGAAGCCGTACATCTGCGAGATCTGTGGCAAGAGCTTCACCAGCCGGCCCAACATGAAGCGGCACCGGCGCACGCACACGGGGGAGAAGCCGTACCCCTGCGACGTCTGTGGCCAGCGCTTCCGCTTCTCCAACATGCTCAAGGCCCACAAGGAGAAATGCTTCCGCGTCAGCCACCccccctctgccccaggcctgtCCCCGACGCAGCCTTCGGCCCCCGCGCTGCCCCTGCTCCCGGGGCTGCCGCAGaccctgccgccgccgccgcacctgccgccgccgccgccgctcttccccacccctgccGACGCCGGCGGGAGGCTGAACGCCAGCGACTGA
- the ZBTB47 gene encoding zinc finger and BTB domain-containing protein 47 isoform X1 has product MPEQHSAGVAASPQQRLSAGAAQKRSAHPARLRDTVGPEPLDPTPLVSPSPGPRPVALKDLITAAVVRFSHLLPLGGPVQPGEATRYGSTRTKSWRHRAKCALGRPVVGVRSRTSRRSRTHPQLLVEKTTDSPAAEFSLVEDVALHFACLMGRLNEQRLFQPDLCDVDLVLVPQRSVFPAHKGVLAAYSQFFHSLFTQNKQLQRVELSLEALAPGGLQQILNFIYTSKLLVNAANVHEVLSAASLLQMADIAASCQELLDARSLGPPGPGAVALAQPAASCTPAAPPYYCDIKQEADAPGLPKIYAREGPDPYSVRVEDGAGAEGGTAPAAIGPAQPFFKEEKEGGVEEAGGPPASLCKLEGGEELEEELGGSGTYSRREQSQIIVEVNLNNQTLHVSTGPEGKPGAATGPTTMVLGREDGLQRHSEDEEEEEEEEEEEEEEEGGGSGGEEEEEEEEEEEGGSQGEEEDEEEEGHSEQEEEEEDEEEGHSEQDQESSEEEEEGEEGETGGRQGPAGRRSSRAAPPPHSRMATRSRENAQRRGPPEPDEAGRRGGKRPKPPPGVTPAPARGPQATDGLGAKVKLEEKQHHPCQKCPRVFNNRWYLEKHMNVTHSRMQICDQCGKRFLLESELLLHRQTDCERNIQCVTCGKAFKKLWSLHEHNKIVHGYAEKKFSCEICEKKFYTMAHVRKHMVAHTKDMPFTCETCGKSFKRSMSLKVHSLQHSGEKPFRCENCNERFQYKYQLRSHMSIHIGHKQFMCQWCGKDFNMKQYFDEHMKTHTGEKPYICEICGKSFTSRPNMKRHRRTHTGEKPYPCDVCGQRFRFSNMLKAHKEKCFRVSHPPSAPGLSPTQPSAPALPLLPGLPQTLPPPPHLPPPPPLFPTPADAGGRLNASD; this is encoded by the exons ATGCCAGAGCAGCATTCCGCAGGCGTGGCTGCATCTCCCCAGCAGAGACTGAGCGCGGGAGCTGCTCAGAAGCGGTCAGCTCACCCGGCTCGGCTGAGGGACACAGTAGGGCCCGAGCCTCTGGACCCCACTCCTCTAGTCTCGCCTTCTCCTGGCCCTAGACCAGTCGCCTTAAAGGATCTGATCACTGCAGCTGTGGTCCGGTTTTCGCATCTCCTGCCCTTGGGCGGCCCTGTGCAGCCAGGGGAGGCCACCAGGTATGGGTCGACCAGAACCAAGTCCTGGAGGCACAGAGCAAAATGCGCCCTGGGGCGCCCTGTGGTAGGGGTGCGGAGCCGGACTAGTCGGAGATCGCGGACTCACCCTCAG TTGCTGGTTGAGAAGACGACCGACTCACCGGCGGCCGAGTTCTCGCTGGTGGAGGACGTGGCGCTGCACTTCGCCTGCTTGATGGGCCGCCTGAACGAGCAGCGCCTCTTCCAGCCTGACCTCTGCGACGTGGACCTGGTCCTGGTGCCCCAGCGCAGCGTCTTCCCGGCACACAAGGGCGTGCTGGCTGCCTACAGCCAGTTCTTCCACTCCCTCTTCACCCAGAACAAGCAGCTGCAGCGTGTGGAGCTGTCCCTGGAGGCGCTGGCTCCTGGCGGCCTGCAGCAGATCCTCAACTTCATCTACACATCCAAGCTGCTGGTCAACGCGGCCAACGTGCACGAGGTGCTCAGTGCCGCCTCGTTGCTGCAGATGGCTGACATCGCCGCGTCCTGCCAGGAGCTGCTGGACGCCCGCTCCCTTGGCCCACCGGGCCCTGGCGCTGTGGCCCTGGCCCAGCCAGCTGCCAGCTGCACCCCGGCCGCACCGCCCTACTACTGCGACATCAAGCAGGAGGCCGACGCCCCGGGCCTGCCCAAGATCTATGCCCGAGAGGGCCCTGACCCCTACTCGGTGCGCGTCGAGGACGGGGCAGGGGCCGAGGGTGGCACAGCACCTGCTGCCATCGGGCCAGCTCAGCCCTTCttcaaggaggagaaggagggtggtGTTGAGGAGGCGGGGGGGCCCCCAGCGAGCTTGTGCaagctggagggtggggaggagttgGAGGAAGAGCTTGGGGGTTCTGGCACCTACAGCCGTCGGGAGCAGTCCCAGATCATCGTGGAGGTGAACCTCAACAACCAGACGCTGCACGTGTCTACGGGGCCTGAGGGGAAGCCGGGTGCTGCCACAGGCCCTACCACCATGGTGCTGGGCCGGGAGGATGGGCTGCAAAGACACTcagaggacgaggaggaggaggaagaggaggaggaggaggaggaggaagaggagggtggtggcagtggaggggaagaggaagaggaggaggaggaggaagaggagggtggcagtcagggagaggaggaagatgaggaggaggaagggcacagcgagcaggaggaggaggaggaggacgaagAGGAAGGGCACAGTGAGCAGGATCAAGAgagctcagaggaggaggaggagggggaggaaggagagacggggggcaggcaggggccagcagGGCGGCGCAGCAGCCGGGCAGCCCCCCCTCCCCACAGTCGCATGGCCACACGGTCCCGAGAGAATGCTCAGCGCCGGGGCCCCCCTGAGCCTGACGAGGCCGGGCGGCGGGGTGGGAAGCGGCCGAAGCCACCCCCAGGAGTGACCCCTGCACCAGCCCGAGGGCCACAGGCCACGGATGGGCTGGGGGCCAAGGTGAagctggaggagaagcagcacCACCCGTGCCAGAAGTGCCCGCGTGTTTTCAACAACCGCTGGTACCTGGAAAAACACATGAATGTGACCCACAGCCGCATGCAGATCTGCGACCAGTGCGGCAAGCGCTTCCTGCTGGAGAGCGAGCTGCTGCTGCACCGGCAGACAGACTGCGAGCGCAACATCCAG TGTGTGACGTGTGGCAAAGCTTTTAAGAAGCTCTGGTCCCTCCATGAGCACAACAAGATCGTGCACGGCTACGCGGAAAAAAAGTTCTCGTGTGAGATCTGCGAGAAGAAGTTCTACACCATGGCCCACGTGCGCAAGCACATGGTCG CCCACACCAAGGACATGCCCTTCACCTGCGAGACCTGCGGGAAGTCCTTCAAACGCAGCATGTCTCTCAAGGTGCACTCACTGCAGCACTCTGGGGAGAAGCCGTTCAGATGCGAG AACTGCAATGAGCGCTTCCAGTACAAGTACCAGCTGCGGTCCCACATGAGCATCCACATTGGCCACAAGCAGTTCATGTGCCAGTGGTGTGGCAAGGACTTCAACATGAAGCAGTACTTCGATGAGCACATGAAGACGCACACAG GGGAGAAGCCGTACATCTGCGAGATCTGTGGCAAGAGCTTCACCAGCCGGCCCAACATGAAGCGGCACCGGCGCACGCACACGGGGGAGAAGCCGTACCCCTGCGACGTCTGTGGCCAGCGCTTCCGCTTCTCCAACATGCTCAAGGCCCACAAGGAGAAATGCTTCCGCGTCAGCCACCccccctctgccccaggcctgtCCCCGACGCAGCCTTCGGCCCCCGCGCTGCCCCTGCTCCCGGGGCTGCCGCAGaccctgccgccgccgccgcacctgccgccgccgccgccgctcttccccacccctgccGACGCCGGCGGGAGGCTGAACGCCAGCGACTGA
- the ZBTB47 gene encoding zinc finger and BTB domain-containing protein 47 isoform X2: MLLVEKTTDSPAAEFSLVEDVALHFACLMGRLNEQRLFQPDLCDVDLVLVPQRSVFPAHKGVLAAYSQFFHSLFTQNKQLQRVELSLEALAPGGLQQILNFIYTSKLLVNAANVHEVLSAASLLQMADIAASCQELLDARSLGPPGPGAVALAQPAASCTPAAPPYYCDIKQEADAPGLPKIYAREGPDPYSVRVEDGAGAEGGTAPAAIGPAQPFFKEEKEGGVEEAGGPPASLCKLEGGEELEEELGGSGTYSRREQSQIIVEVNLNNQTLHVSTGPEGKPGAATGPTTMVLGREDGLQRHSEDEEEEEEEEEEEEEEEGGGSGGEEEEEEEEEEEGGSQGEEEDEEEEGHSEQEEEEEDEEEGHSEQDQESSEEEEEGEEGETGGRQGPAGRRSSRAAPPPHSRMATRSRENAQRRGPPEPDEAGRRGGKRPKPPPGVTPAPARGPQATDGLGAKVKLEEKQHHPCQKCPRVFNNRWYLEKHMNVTHSRMQICDQCGKRFLLESELLLHRQTDCERNIQCVTCGKAFKKLWSLHEHNKIVHGYAEKKFSCEICEKKFYTMAHVRKHMVAHTKDMPFTCETCGKSFKRSMSLKVHSLQHSGEKPFRCENCNERFQYKYQLRSHMSIHIGHKQFMCQWCGKDFNMKQYFDEHMKTHTGEKPYICEICGKSFTSRPNMKRHRRTHTGEKPYPCDVCGQRFRFSNMLKAHKEKCFRVSHPPSAPGLSPTQPSAPALPLLPGLPQTLPPPPHLPPPPPLFPTPADAGGRLNASD, encoded by the exons ATG TTGCTGGTTGAGAAGACGACCGACTCACCGGCGGCCGAGTTCTCGCTGGTGGAGGACGTGGCGCTGCACTTCGCCTGCTTGATGGGCCGCCTGAACGAGCAGCGCCTCTTCCAGCCTGACCTCTGCGACGTGGACCTGGTCCTGGTGCCCCAGCGCAGCGTCTTCCCGGCACACAAGGGCGTGCTGGCTGCCTACAGCCAGTTCTTCCACTCCCTCTTCACCCAGAACAAGCAGCTGCAGCGTGTGGAGCTGTCCCTGGAGGCGCTGGCTCCTGGCGGCCTGCAGCAGATCCTCAACTTCATCTACACATCCAAGCTGCTGGTCAACGCGGCCAACGTGCACGAGGTGCTCAGTGCCGCCTCGTTGCTGCAGATGGCTGACATCGCCGCGTCCTGCCAGGAGCTGCTGGACGCCCGCTCCCTTGGCCCACCGGGCCCTGGCGCTGTGGCCCTGGCCCAGCCAGCTGCCAGCTGCACCCCGGCCGCACCGCCCTACTACTGCGACATCAAGCAGGAGGCCGACGCCCCGGGCCTGCCCAAGATCTATGCCCGAGAGGGCCCTGACCCCTACTCGGTGCGCGTCGAGGACGGGGCAGGGGCCGAGGGTGGCACAGCACCTGCTGCCATCGGGCCAGCTCAGCCCTTCttcaaggaggagaaggagggtggtGTTGAGGAGGCGGGGGGGCCCCCAGCGAGCTTGTGCaagctggagggtggggaggagttgGAGGAAGAGCTTGGGGGTTCTGGCACCTACAGCCGTCGGGAGCAGTCCCAGATCATCGTGGAGGTGAACCTCAACAACCAGACGCTGCACGTGTCTACGGGGCCTGAGGGGAAGCCGGGTGCTGCCACAGGCCCTACCACCATGGTGCTGGGCCGGGAGGATGGGCTGCAAAGACACTcagaggacgaggaggaggaggaagaggaggaggaggaggaggaggaagaggagggtggtggcagtggaggggaagaggaagaggaggaggaggaggaagaggagggtggcagtcagggagaggaggaagatgaggaggaggaagggcacagcgagcaggaggaggaggaggaggacgaagAGGAAGGGCACAGTGAGCAGGATCAAGAgagctcagaggaggaggaggagggggaggaaggagagacggggggcaggcaggggccagcagGGCGGCGCAGCAGCCGGGCAGCCCCCCCTCCCCACAGTCGCATGGCCACACGGTCCCGAGAGAATGCTCAGCGCCGGGGCCCCCCTGAGCCTGACGAGGCCGGGCGGCGGGGTGGGAAGCGGCCGAAGCCACCCCCAGGAGTGACCCCTGCACCAGCCCGAGGGCCACAGGCCACGGATGGGCTGGGGGCCAAGGTGAagctggaggagaagcagcacCACCCGTGCCAGAAGTGCCCGCGTGTTTTCAACAACCGCTGGTACCTGGAAAAACACATGAATGTGACCCACAGCCGCATGCAGATCTGCGACCAGTGCGGCAAGCGCTTCCTGCTGGAGAGCGAGCTGCTGCTGCACCGGCAGACAGACTGCGAGCGCAACATCCAG TGTGTGACGTGTGGCAAAGCTTTTAAGAAGCTCTGGTCCCTCCATGAGCACAACAAGATCGTGCACGGCTACGCGGAAAAAAAGTTCTCGTGTGAGATCTGCGAGAAGAAGTTCTACACCATGGCCCACGTGCGCAAGCACATGGTCG CCCACACCAAGGACATGCCCTTCACCTGCGAGACCTGCGGGAAGTCCTTCAAACGCAGCATGTCTCTCAAGGTGCACTCACTGCAGCACTCTGGGGAGAAGCCGTTCAGATGCGAG AACTGCAATGAGCGCTTCCAGTACAAGTACCAGCTGCGGTCCCACATGAGCATCCACATTGGCCACAAGCAGTTCATGTGCCAGTGGTGTGGCAAGGACTTCAACATGAAGCAGTACTTCGATGAGCACATGAAGACGCACACAG GGGAGAAGCCGTACATCTGCGAGATCTGTGGCAAGAGCTTCACCAGCCGGCCCAACATGAAGCGGCACCGGCGCACGCACACGGGGGAGAAGCCGTACCCCTGCGACGTCTGTGGCCAGCGCTTCCGCTTCTCCAACATGCTCAAGGCCCACAAGGAGAAATGCTTCCGCGTCAGCCACCccccctctgccccaggcctgtCCCCGACGCAGCCTTCGGCCCCCGCGCTGCCCCTGCTCCCGGGGCTGCCGCAGaccctgccgccgccgccgcacctgccgccgccgccgccgctcttccccacccctgccGACGCCGGCGGGAGGCTGAACGCCAGCGACTGA